One region of Zingiber officinale cultivar Zhangliang chromosome 7B, Zo_v1.1, whole genome shotgun sequence genomic DNA includes:
- the LOC122007203 gene encoding uncharacterized protein LOC122007203 isoform X1, whose amino-acid sequence MNITEEVDQLLDKTHSEMHALIQSGGVSPKPIDGPTNSRQLKSVSDSLNNAGSSLQSHSKAKRRDKIDQGTYIIKRECPSKQDGNSSNFKAGNMVKMEIVKITDKGGLGTTDGVEKLVNLMHLDKTEKTMDVTVRALVADVITATQRHDCLIRFVQLRGLLILDEWLQEVHKSKTNDGNSPKESDKTVEELLLALLRALAKLPVNLSALQNCNIGKSVNNLRSHKNLEIQKRARGLIDTWKKRVDAEMTKINDAKVTTSSQTVWQVKPGSSELSQAGNKRIVAPEVAMKNSDSQTWSDKPGHLDASVESSSVLKGSFQDGSTSVISSAVGLKDPFCKVATNTNTASIDMLPVAVNENSSSIQSQNNSQTCSIDHRNTVGSSRMEDSKSSNVGSLNAAKAAGSSTHHRRSGNVVAGTLVSGVQKETHLVKSGSLNRAKTLEKSSQSSVRCEKSIDMLIPDHGNNNHRLNVNLSNSVQSPARSTNGGSTEDPTGTSGRASSPSSSDKYEHSHRKVKLRSDPHQSNISTDSNKESQKNNDVHELPFEARCLRSSGGDEQTRGAKEKDIESVRATSSPSGNEKMISSSEPRTKSSFSSMNALVESCIKYSEASTPKVSEDDIGMNLLASVAAGEISKSNLNYHNIVSPEASLALGDISIEDKLRLSSDEDIAHCPKSRLGDGDAMQRHVHSDESVDTSFNKQDNCVDIIFNKDVACNNETVLHGNNETTLSAQDSKLTNRQDDQFYASIQSHKSEDLCSNSEKKLEGEKDGTFSEYMSCDVLKQDIGETSQLEEKLIEDREVLEHHTDFKLTERSLLAEKSKPDDYTCQTINNNTCSSEVPPKDECQLENAVSGCEESEKLVGSECQSHTAAKEMVEIGTSYDLKQPLQGSKVVISSDTPDVLFPENHDKSRTCMVDNMECSDMELNGNDENNKPILSNIDESVREPTISNCTVGAINDNKTEESHENSMGLAKQVEPSSCMSQETEHLSKPADSLLSEAIEGAKDYGSSPTKTSCVVMSASDSASKLDFDLNEGVIADDGYQGETAISVATDTSSTIHLPILSPFTSPMSNCSPAQITVAAPAKGPFIPPENLLKNKGETGWKGSAATSAFRRAESRKAMEMTLNSSESSPSQSAGKPSYTLLDIDLNEPDERILEDVVCNSFESRGTQLGTASNLDATPHNFERLEFDLNRVDEDTENCHALVSTSRIQDVPLLANGPASTELQHTKANMLRNFDLNNGPGVDEVTAESLTRSQNLKSASGLPFLFPVSNIRMNTNELSASSWFPSGSPYPAVAIPSFLSNREQPYPLVAASGAQRTFEPNTPSGLFGGDLYRGPVVSSALPMGFSPPAFPYAECTIGPNFPISAASFSSGVATFADYSSSAGSGFPAMPLPLGSAGIVLSNYQRPNVAVLAEGSNSGGSFNPPRWITPNLDLNAGPGNIDVEGKDERLTLASRHLLAATSQGFSDEQLRMHSVPAWGLKRKEPEGGWEADRSAHKQLSWR is encoded by the exons AT GAACATAACAGAGGAAGTAGATCAACTTttggacaaaactcattcggaAATGCATGCGTTAATACAGTCAGGTGGTGTTTCACCCAAGCCAATTGATGGTCCAACAAACAGTCGACAGCTAAAATCTGTTTCTGACAGTCTAAATAATGCTGGATCATCTCTGCAATCTCATTCTAAGGCAAAGAGGAGGGACAAGATTGATCAGGGTACATACATAATCAAGAGAGAGTGTCCCTCTAAGCAAGATGGCAATTCTTCTAACTTTAAAGCTGGGAATATGGTAAAGATGGaaatagtaaaaattacagataAAGGTGGACTTGGAACCACTGACGGGGTTGAGAAATTGGTGAATCTCATGCATCTTGATAAAACAGAGAAGACAATGGATGTCACTGTCCGTGCACTGGTTGCTGATGTCATTACAGCTACTCAGCGACATGATTGTCTTATTAGGTTTGTTCAACTTAGGGGCCTACTGATCTTAGATGAATGGCTTCAGGAAGTTCACAAATCTAAGACTAATGATGGTAATAGTCCCAAGGAAAGTGATAAAACTGTTGAGGAACTCCTCTTGGCTCTTCTTCGTGCGCTTGCGAAATTGCCAGTGAACCTTAGTGCTCTCCAGAATTGTAATATTGGTAAATCAGTGAATAATTTGCGAAGCCATAAAAACCTTGAGATACAGAAAAGAGCTAGGGGTCTTATTGACACCTGGAAGAAACGGGTTGATGCAGAAATGACCAAGATCAATGATGCAAAAGTTACCACATCAAGCCAAACTGTTTGGCAAGTTAAACCAGGTTCTTCTGAGCTTTCTCAAGCAGGAAATAAGCGCATTGTAGCACCAGAAGTGGCTATGAAGAATTCTGACAGTCAAACTTGGTCTGATAAGCCTGGACATTTGGATGCTTCTGTCGAGTCATCTTCAGTCTTAAAAGGATCCTTTCAAGATGGATCAACATCAGTAATATCTTCTGCAGTTGGTCTGAAGGACCCATTTTGCAAAGTAGCTACTAACACTAACACAGCGAGTATCGACATGCTGCCAGTAGCTGTGAATGAGAATAGTAGTTCTATTCAATCCCAGAACAATAGCCAGACTTGTTCTATCGATCACAGAAATACAGTAGGGAGTTCACGGATGGAAGATTCAAAGAGTTCAAATGTTGGGTCATTAAATGCTGCTAAGGCTGCTGGTAGTTCAACACATCATCGAAGATCTGGCAATGTGGTTGCAGGAACACTCGTTTCTGGGGTGCAGAAGGAAACTCATCTAGTAAAGTCTGGCAGTCTCAACAGGGCTAAAACACTGGAAAAATCATCACAATCAAGTGTTAGATGTGAAAAGTCAATTGATATGCTCATTCCAGATCATGGGAATAATAACCACAGGCTCAATGTCAATCTTTCTAACTCTGTTCAAAGCCCTGCAAGAAGTACAAATGGAGGTTCAACCGAGGATCCCACAGGTACAAGTGGCAGAGCATCATCTCCCAGCTCATCTGACAAATATGAGCACAGTCATCGTAAAGTGAAACTAAGGAGCGATCCTCATCAGTCTAATATCTCCACCGATAGCAATAAAGAGTCTCAGAAGAACAATGATGTCCATGAACTTCCATTTGAAGCCAGATGTCTTAGATCATCTGGTGGTGATGAACAAACCAGGGGTGCCAAGGAGAAAGATATAGAGTCTGTAAGAGCTACAAGTTCACCATCTGGTAATGAGAAGATGATTTCCTCATCTGAACCCAGGACAAAAAGTTCTTTTAGTTCTATGAATGCCTTGGTTGAAAGTTGCATCAAATATTCTGAAGCAAGTACACCTAAGGTCTCCGAAGATGATATTGGGATGAATTTACTTGCCAGTGTAGCGGCTGGAGAaatctccaagtctaacttaaaTTATCATAATATTGTCTCACCCGAAGCCTCACTAGCTTTGGGGGACATATCAATAGAGGACAAGTTGAGATTATCAAGTGATGAAGACATAGCTCATTGTCCCAAGTCAAGGTTAGGTGATGGTGATGCAATGCAGAGGCATGTTCACTCTGATGAATCTGTTGACACAAGCTTCAATAAGCAAGATAACTGTGTTGATATCATCTTTAATAAAGATGTTGCATGTAACAATGAGACTGTTCTTCATGGAAATAATGAAACTACTCTTTCCGCACAAGATAGTAAATTGACAAACAGGCAGGATGATCAATTTTATGCCTCCATACAGTCTCATAAATCTGAAGACTTGTGCAGTAATTCGGAGAAGAAACTGGAGGGTGAAAAAGATGGAACTTTCTCTGAGTACATGTCATGTGATGTGTTGAAACAGGATATTGGTGAAACTTCTCAGCTTGAGGAAAAACTGATAGAAGATAGAGAAGTGCTAGAGCATCACACAGATTTCAAGCTTACAGAAAGAAGCTTATTAGCAGAAAAAAGCAAGCCTGATGATTACACTTGTCAAACTATTAATAACAATACGTGTTCCTCTGAAGTTCCTCCCAAAGATGAATGTCAACTTGAGAATGCTGTTTCAGGTTGTGAAGAATCAGAAAAGCTAGTCGGCAGTGAATGTCAATCACATACTGCAGCTAAAGAGATGGTTGAGATTGGTACTTCATATGACCTGAAGCAACCTTTGCAAGGGAGTAAAGTGGTTATTTCATCTGACACTCCTGATGTTCTGTTTCCTGAAAATCACGATAAGTCCAGAACTTGTATGGTCGATAACATGGAATGCAGTGACATGGAGTTGAATGGTAACGATGAGAATAACAAACCCATTCTGTCTAACATTGATGAATCAGTAAGAGAACCAACCATCTCCAACTGCACTGTTGGAGCCATCAATGATAATAAGACGGAAGAATCTCATGAGAATTCAATGGGATTAGCCAAACAGGTAGAGCCATCGAGTTGTATGTCCCAAGAAACTGAGCATCTATCAAAACCTGCAGATTCTCTGTTATCTGAGGCTATAGAAGGTGCTAAAGATTATGGCTCATCACCTACAAAAACCTCATGTGTTGTTATGTCTGCATCAGACTCTGCCAGTAAACTTGACTTTGATCTGAATGAAGGCGTCATTGCTGATGATGGATACCAAGGTGAGACTGCTATTTCAGTTGCAACAGATACTTCCTCTACAATTCATTTGCCCATACTGTCTCCTTTTACAAGTCCCATGTCAAATTGCTCACCTGCTCAAATAACAGTTGCTGCACCTGCAAAAGGACCTTTTATACCACCTGAAAACTTGCTCAAGAACAAGGGTGAAACTGGATGGAAAGGCTCAGCTGCTACTAGTGCTTTCAGGAGAGCAGAATCACGAAAAGCTATGGAGATGACACTCAATAGTTCAGAGTCATCACCATCTCAGTCTGCTGGGAAGCCGAGCTATACACTACTTGATATTGATCTGAATGAACCTGATGAGAGAATTCTTGAAGATGTGGTCTGCAACTCTTTCGAGTCCAGAGGCACTCAACTGGGGACAGCGAGCAATCTTGATGCAACTCCACATAATTTTGAAAGACTTGAGTTTGATTTAAATAGAGTTGACGAGGATACAGAAAATTGCCATGCCTTAGTAAGCACCTCCCGTATTCAGGATGTTCCACTTTTAGCTAATGGACCTGCATCGACAGAATTGCAGCACACAAAAGCTAATATGTTAAGGAACTTTGATTTGAACAATGGGCCTGGAGTTGATGAAGTTACTGCTGAATCTCTAACTAGGAGCCAGAACTTGAAAAGTGCAAGTGGTTTGCCTTTTCTGTTTCCTGTTAGTAACATCAGAATGAACACGAATGAATTAAGTGCATCATCATGGTTCCCCTCTGGTAGTCCTTATCCGGCTGTTGCCATACCATCTTTCCTGTCCAACAGAGAGCAGCCATACCCACTTGTCGCAGCTTCAGGAGCCCAGAGAACCTTTGAGCCAAATACTCCTAGCGGCCTGTTTGGGGGGGACCTTTACAGGGGTCCGGTGGTTTCGTCAGCTCTTCCAATGGGATTTTCTCCCCCAGCATTTCCATATGCTGAATGCACTATTGGACCTAATTTTCCAATTTCAGCTGCTTCCTTTTCGAGTGGTGTAGCAACCTTTGCTGATTATTCATCCAGTGCCGGTTCAGGTTTCCCAGCTATGCCTTTACCACTTGGATCTGCTGGTATTGTTTTATCCAATTACCAAAGGCCTAATGTAGCAGTACTTGCTGAGGGTAGTAACAGCGGTGGATCTTTCAATCCTCCGAGATGGATCACACCAAACCTTGATTTAAATGCAGGTCCAGGAAATATAGATGTGGAAGGCAAAGATGAGAGGCTGACCTTAGCGTCAAGACATCTTTTAGCTGCAACATCCCAGGGTTTCTCAGATGAACAGTTAAGAATGCATTCTGTTCCTGCTTGGGGGTTGAAGCGGAAAGAACCTGAAGGAGGATGGGAAGCTGACAGATCTGCCCACAAGCAACTCTCCTGGCGGTAA
- the LOC122007203 gene encoding uncharacterized protein LOC122007203 isoform X2, which yields MNITEEVDQLLDKTHSEMHALIQSGGVSPKPIDGPTNSRQLKSVSDSLNNAGSSLQSHSKAKRRDKIDQGTYIIKRECPSKQDGNSSNFKAGNMVKMEIVKITDKGGLGTTDGVEKLVNLMHLDKTEKTMDVTVRALVADVITATQRHDCLIRFVQLRGLLILDEWLQEVHKSKTNDGNSPKESDKTVEELLLALLRALAKLPVNLSALQNCNIGKSVNNLRSHKNLEIQKRARGLIDTWKKRVDAEMTKINDAKVTTSSQTVWQVKPGSSELSQAGNKRIVAPEVAMKNSDSQTWSDKPGHLDASVESSSVLKGSFQDGSTSVISSAVGLKDPFCKVATNTNTASIDMLPVAVNENSSSIQSQNNSQTCSIDHRNTVGSSRMEDSKSSNVGSLNAAKAAGSSTHHRRSGNVVAGTLVSGVQKETHLVKSGSLNRAKTLEKSSQSSVRCEKSIDMLIPDHGNNNHRLNVNLSNSVQSPARSTNGGSTEDPTGTSGRASSPSSSDKYEHSHRKVKLRSDPHQSNISTDSNKESQKNNDVHELPFEARCLRSSGGDEQTRGAKEKDIESVRATSSPSGNEKMISSSEPRTKSSFSSMNALVESCIKYSEASTPKVSEDDIGMNLLASVAAGEISKSNLNYHNIVSPEASLALGDISIEDKLRLSSDEDIAHCPKSRLGDGDAMQRHVHSDESVDTSFNKQDNCVDIIFNKDVACNNETVLHGNNETTLSAQDSKLTNRQDDQFYASIQSHKSEDLCSNSEKKLEGEKDGTFSEYMSCDVLKQDIGETSQLEEKLIEDREVLEHHTDFKLTERSLLAEKSKPDDYTCQTINNNTCSSEVPPKDECQLENAVSGCEESEKLVGSECQSHTAAKEMVEIGTSYDLKQPLQGSKVVISSDTPDVLFPENHDKSRTCMVDNMECSDMELNGNDENNKPILSNIDESVREPTISNCTVGAINDNKTEESHENSMGLAKQVEPSSCMSQETEHLSKPADSLLSEAIEGAKDYGSSPTKTSCVVMSASDSASKLDFDLNEGVIADDGYQVAAPAKGPFIPPENLLKNKGETGWKGSAATSAFRRAESRKAMEMTLNSSESSPSQSAGKPSYTLLDIDLNEPDERILEDVVCNSFESRGTQLGTASNLDATPHNFERLEFDLNRVDEDTENCHALVSTSRIQDVPLLANGPASTELQHTKANMLRNFDLNNGPGVDEVTAESLTRSQNLKSASGLPFLFPVSNIRMNTNELSASSWFPSGSPYPAVAIPSFLSNREQPYPLVAASGAQRTFEPNTPSGLFGGDLYRGPVVSSALPMGFSPPAFPYAECTIGPNFPISAASFSSGVATFADYSSSAGSGFPAMPLPLGSAGIVLSNYQRPNVAVLAEGSNSGGSFNPPRWITPNLDLNAGPGNIDVEGKDERLTLASRHLLAATSQGFSDEQLRMHSVPAWGLKRKEPEGGWEADRSAHKQLSWR from the exons AT GAACATAACAGAGGAAGTAGATCAACTTttggacaaaactcattcggaAATGCATGCGTTAATACAGTCAGGTGGTGTTTCACCCAAGCCAATTGATGGTCCAACAAACAGTCGACAGCTAAAATCTGTTTCTGACAGTCTAAATAATGCTGGATCATCTCTGCAATCTCATTCTAAGGCAAAGAGGAGGGACAAGATTGATCAGGGTACATACATAATCAAGAGAGAGTGTCCCTCTAAGCAAGATGGCAATTCTTCTAACTTTAAAGCTGGGAATATGGTAAAGATGGaaatagtaaaaattacagataAAGGTGGACTTGGAACCACTGACGGGGTTGAGAAATTGGTGAATCTCATGCATCTTGATAAAACAGAGAAGACAATGGATGTCACTGTCCGTGCACTGGTTGCTGATGTCATTACAGCTACTCAGCGACATGATTGTCTTATTAGGTTTGTTCAACTTAGGGGCCTACTGATCTTAGATGAATGGCTTCAGGAAGTTCACAAATCTAAGACTAATGATGGTAATAGTCCCAAGGAAAGTGATAAAACTGTTGAGGAACTCCTCTTGGCTCTTCTTCGTGCGCTTGCGAAATTGCCAGTGAACCTTAGTGCTCTCCAGAATTGTAATATTGGTAAATCAGTGAATAATTTGCGAAGCCATAAAAACCTTGAGATACAGAAAAGAGCTAGGGGTCTTATTGACACCTGGAAGAAACGGGTTGATGCAGAAATGACCAAGATCAATGATGCAAAAGTTACCACATCAAGCCAAACTGTTTGGCAAGTTAAACCAGGTTCTTCTGAGCTTTCTCAAGCAGGAAATAAGCGCATTGTAGCACCAGAAGTGGCTATGAAGAATTCTGACAGTCAAACTTGGTCTGATAAGCCTGGACATTTGGATGCTTCTGTCGAGTCATCTTCAGTCTTAAAAGGATCCTTTCAAGATGGATCAACATCAGTAATATCTTCTGCAGTTGGTCTGAAGGACCCATTTTGCAAAGTAGCTACTAACACTAACACAGCGAGTATCGACATGCTGCCAGTAGCTGTGAATGAGAATAGTAGTTCTATTCAATCCCAGAACAATAGCCAGACTTGTTCTATCGATCACAGAAATACAGTAGGGAGTTCACGGATGGAAGATTCAAAGAGTTCAAATGTTGGGTCATTAAATGCTGCTAAGGCTGCTGGTAGTTCAACACATCATCGAAGATCTGGCAATGTGGTTGCAGGAACACTCGTTTCTGGGGTGCAGAAGGAAACTCATCTAGTAAAGTCTGGCAGTCTCAACAGGGCTAAAACACTGGAAAAATCATCACAATCAAGTGTTAGATGTGAAAAGTCAATTGATATGCTCATTCCAGATCATGGGAATAATAACCACAGGCTCAATGTCAATCTTTCTAACTCTGTTCAAAGCCCTGCAAGAAGTACAAATGGAGGTTCAACCGAGGATCCCACAGGTACAAGTGGCAGAGCATCATCTCCCAGCTCATCTGACAAATATGAGCACAGTCATCGTAAAGTGAAACTAAGGAGCGATCCTCATCAGTCTAATATCTCCACCGATAGCAATAAAGAGTCTCAGAAGAACAATGATGTCCATGAACTTCCATTTGAAGCCAGATGTCTTAGATCATCTGGTGGTGATGAACAAACCAGGGGTGCCAAGGAGAAAGATATAGAGTCTGTAAGAGCTACAAGTTCACCATCTGGTAATGAGAAGATGATTTCCTCATCTGAACCCAGGACAAAAAGTTCTTTTAGTTCTATGAATGCCTTGGTTGAAAGTTGCATCAAATATTCTGAAGCAAGTACACCTAAGGTCTCCGAAGATGATATTGGGATGAATTTACTTGCCAGTGTAGCGGCTGGAGAaatctccaagtctaacttaaaTTATCATAATATTGTCTCACCCGAAGCCTCACTAGCTTTGGGGGACATATCAATAGAGGACAAGTTGAGATTATCAAGTGATGAAGACATAGCTCATTGTCCCAAGTCAAGGTTAGGTGATGGTGATGCAATGCAGAGGCATGTTCACTCTGATGAATCTGTTGACACAAGCTTCAATAAGCAAGATAACTGTGTTGATATCATCTTTAATAAAGATGTTGCATGTAACAATGAGACTGTTCTTCATGGAAATAATGAAACTACTCTTTCCGCACAAGATAGTAAATTGACAAACAGGCAGGATGATCAATTTTATGCCTCCATACAGTCTCATAAATCTGAAGACTTGTGCAGTAATTCGGAGAAGAAACTGGAGGGTGAAAAAGATGGAACTTTCTCTGAGTACATGTCATGTGATGTGTTGAAACAGGATATTGGTGAAACTTCTCAGCTTGAGGAAAAACTGATAGAAGATAGAGAAGTGCTAGAGCATCACACAGATTTCAAGCTTACAGAAAGAAGCTTATTAGCAGAAAAAAGCAAGCCTGATGATTACACTTGTCAAACTATTAATAACAATACGTGTTCCTCTGAAGTTCCTCCCAAAGATGAATGTCAACTTGAGAATGCTGTTTCAGGTTGTGAAGAATCAGAAAAGCTAGTCGGCAGTGAATGTCAATCACATACTGCAGCTAAAGAGATGGTTGAGATTGGTACTTCATATGACCTGAAGCAACCTTTGCAAGGGAGTAAAGTGGTTATTTCATCTGACACTCCTGATGTTCTGTTTCCTGAAAATCACGATAAGTCCAGAACTTGTATGGTCGATAACATGGAATGCAGTGACATGGAGTTGAATGGTAACGATGAGAATAACAAACCCATTCTGTCTAACATTGATGAATCAGTAAGAGAACCAACCATCTCCAACTGCACTGTTGGAGCCATCAATGATAATAAGACGGAAGAATCTCATGAGAATTCAATGGGATTAGCCAAACAGGTAGAGCCATCGAGTTGTATGTCCCAAGAAACTGAGCATCTATCAAAACCTGCAGATTCTCTGTTATCTGAGGCTATAGAAGGTGCTAAAGATTATGGCTCATCACCTACAAAAACCTCATGTGTTGTTATGTCTGCATCAGACTCTGCCAGTAAACTTGACTTTGATCTGAATGAAGGCGTCATTGCTGATGATGGATACCAAG TTGCTGCACCTGCAAAAGGACCTTTTATACCACCTGAAAACTTGCTCAAGAACAAGGGTGAAACTGGATGGAAAGGCTCAGCTGCTACTAGTGCTTTCAGGAGAGCAGAATCACGAAAAGCTATGGAGATGACACTCAATAGTTCAGAGTCATCACCATCTCAGTCTGCTGGGAAGCCGAGCTATACACTACTTGATATTGATCTGAATGAACCTGATGAGAGAATTCTTGAAGATGTGGTCTGCAACTCTTTCGAGTCCAGAGGCACTCAACTGGGGACAGCGAGCAATCTTGATGCAACTCCACATAATTTTGAAAGACTTGAGTTTGATTTAAATAGAGTTGACGAGGATACAGAAAATTGCCATGCCTTAGTAAGCACCTCCCGTATTCAGGATGTTCCACTTTTAGCTAATGGACCTGCATCGACAGAATTGCAGCACACAAAAGCTAATATGTTAAGGAACTTTGATTTGAACAATGGGCCTGGAGTTGATGAAGTTACTGCTGAATCTCTAACTAGGAGCCAGAACTTGAAAAGTGCAAGTGGTTTGCCTTTTCTGTTTCCTGTTAGTAACATCAGAATGAACACGAATGAATTAAGTGCATCATCATGGTTCCCCTCTGGTAGTCCTTATCCGGCTGTTGCCATACCATCTTTCCTGTCCAACAGAGAGCAGCCATACCCACTTGTCGCAGCTTCAGGAGCCCAGAGAACCTTTGAGCCAAATACTCCTAGCGGCCTGTTTGGGGGGGACCTTTACAGGGGTCCGGTGGTTTCGTCAGCTCTTCCAATGGGATTTTCTCCCCCAGCATTTCCATATGCTGAATGCACTATTGGACCTAATTTTCCAATTTCAGCTGCTTCCTTTTCGAGTGGTGTAGCAACCTTTGCTGATTATTCATCCAGTGCCGGTTCAGGTTTCCCAGCTATGCCTTTACCACTTGGATCTGCTGGTATTGTTTTATCCAATTACCAAAGGCCTAATGTAGCAGTACTTGCTGAGGGTAGTAACAGCGGTGGATCTTTCAATCCTCCGAGATGGATCACACCAAACCTTGATTTAAATGCAGGTCCAGGAAATATAGATGTGGAAGGCAAAGATGAGAGGCTGACCTTAGCGTCAAGACATCTTTTAGCTGCAACATCCCAGGGTTTCTCAGATGAACAGTTAAGAATGCATTCTGTTCCTGCTTGGGGGTTGAAGCGGAAAGAACCTGAAGGAGGATGGGAAGCTGACAGATCTGCCCACAAGCAACTCTCCTGGCGGTAA